The genomic DNA GCTTGCCGCCGGGCAATTCGTCTGCTTGGTGATCGTCTTCTTCGCGATGTATCGCCAAACGCAAGCGAATTCACAGAACAAGGTCTAGGGAGAACGTGCAGGTGCAACGCACAGGAAAGACGTTTCGATCATGAATACGGAATTGCAATCGCATCCGAAACCAACGCACTGCGACGCTCCGGTCGTCGATGCGCGCGTGGTTTTGTTGACGCATTACATTCCGATCTATCAGCTGCCGATCTATCAAGAGCTGTCCCGGCAGATCCGCGACTTCCACGTGCTGTTGTCGACCGATGTCGAACCGAACCGGCACTTCCAGCCGCGTTGGGAAGGGCTGGACGTGACGCTGCAGAAGACGCTTACGCTGCAACGCCATTGGCGACATTCGGCCGGTTTTGACGACACCTTATATGTTCACGTCCCCTACGATACCGGCCGTCAATTACGGCGACTGCAGCCCGACATCGTGCTCAGTCTGGAGCTGGGGTTTCGCTCGTTAGCCAGTTCCCTGCATCGGATCTTGCACCGGCGCAGCAAGCTGATTCTGTGTACGTATATGTCGCAGCATACCGAACAGGGACGGGGGATGATGCGAGCCGCAGCTCGGCGATGGCTGATCGGCCGCGCCGACGCGATCACCTACAACGGCCCCAGTTGCTTCGATGTGCTCAGCGATCTCGGCGCCGATCCCAAACGACTGTTCCACTTTCCTTACGCGGCCAACCCCGACAGCATCTACACCGGCCCGCTGCAGCCCTCCGGTTCGCCAAGCGTCACGCGGATGTTGTACATCGGCCAGATGACGCAGCGGAAAGGAGTGGAGGCGATGGTCCAGCAAGTCGTCCGTTATGCGCAGCAGCACGCGGAACAAACGTTCCAGTTAACGATGGTGGGTGAGGGACCGTTGCGTGAGTCGTTGAGTGCTGTCGCGACGCCGGCGAATTTGGCGATTGAATTCACCGGCAATCTGCCCAGCGAGCAATTGCCGACGCTGATGCCGGCGCACGATCTCTTGATCTTTCCGACGCTAGCCGACGAGTGGGGCTTGGTCGTCAATGAAGCTTTGCATTCGGGGCTGCCAGTGATCGGCAGCCGCTTGGCGCAGGCGAGCACCACGCTTTTGCAAGACGATCGCAACGGCTGGCTTTACGATCCTCGAGACGACAACGGTTTGGCTGGCTGTTTGGACCGCTGGCTCGCTTGCGACGTGGCGGCTCGCGCGTCGATGGCCGGAGGCTGCCGCGATTCGGTTCGCGATCGAACTCCCGCGTTTGCGGCCTCCGGTTTGATCGACGCCTGCCAATTTGTAATGGGCCATTCAACAAACGATCGATGCGATGATTGATTCGGGAAAACACAGTGTGATCGGCGTCAATGTCGATGCGGTCGACTATGAAGCCGCCGTTGCCAAGATCATGCATGCAGCGATCGAGCGGCAATCGATGTCGGTCACGGCATTGGCGGTGCATGGCGTGATGACCGGCTATTTGGATCGCGAGCAGAACTATCGGCTGAATCGATTCGATTTGGTCTGCCCCGATGGGCAACCGGTCCGTTGGGCGCTGAACCTGTTGCACGGCTGTGGGCTCAGCGACCGCGTCTACGGGCCCGAATTGACGCTGCGGTTGTGCCAGGCGTGCGTCGAACAACAGCAATCGATTTTCCTGTTCGGCGGGACCGACGAGATGAATGCGGTTTTGATCGACAAGCTGGCCGAGAAGTTTCCCGGACTGAAAGTCGCTGGCGCACGAGCCTCTCGTTTTCGGACGCTCTCTCCGGAGGAGTGTTCCGAACTGGCCGACGAGATCAACGCCAGCGGTGCCAGTTTGTGTTTCGTCGGGATCGGATGCCCACGGCAGGAAACGTTTGCGTTTGAAATGCGCGATCGGATCTCGATGCCACTGATCGCAGTGGGGGCTGCGTTTGCGTTTCATGCCAACCTGCTGCCGCAGGCACCTCCTTGGATGCAACGCGCCGGGCTGGAGTGGCTGTTTCGTCTCGTCAAAGAGCCGACGCGACTGTGGCGTCGCTATCTGTACCTCAATCCGCTGTACCTAAGCTTGTTGGCCTTGCAACGGCTGGGTATCTTCAAAGGCCGTACCGACGACGGCACTCCGCCCCAGCAAGAGGTTTTGTTTGGGTGAACGGCCCGCGATCGTTTAACCGCGGTGGCAACGCCCCGCGCGTTTCGGTCGGCTGAAACCTCGATTCCAACGCGCGGCCCGTTGGGCACGCGGTTAAACCCAATATTACTAGCACGAAGCGCAAGCGAGTGAAATCGTGAACGAGATCGTTTAACCGCGGTGGCAACGCCCCGCGCGTTTCGGTCGGCTGAAACCTCGACTCCAACGCGCGGCCCGTTGGGCACGCGGATAAACTAAGCTGTCACGTGGTGCCGCAAAAAACTAAACCATCCTTTTAAAAGATCGATCCCTTCGATCGTGTTCCGCAGCGATTGCGTCGCTGTATGGCGAGACGTTGGGCCGACATCAATATGCCCAATAAAACCGCTACTCGATTGATCGAAGCTGCCGCGAACCTGGCCGATGAAGTCGACCGATTGTTGTTCGCCGAACCGGTGACGCACGTCTACAACCCGCTGCGGTATGCCGCCGCGGCGCATCGGATGTATCTGTCGCGATACGCCAAACCGACCTGCAAGGTTCTGCTGTTGGGAATGAATCCCGGGCCGTGGGGGATGTCGCAGACCGGCGTTCCGTTTGGCGAGATCGATGCGGTGCGGAACTGGATGAAGATCGAAACCGAAGTCGAAAAGCCCGATCCCGAACATCCGAAGCGGCCGATCGAAGGGTTCGCTTGCCAACGCAGCGAGGTCTCCGGACGTCGCCTGTGGGGACTGTTTGCCGAACGTTTTCCCGATCCCAAAGATTTTTTCAAGACGCACTTTGTGGCCAACTATTGCCCGCTGGTCTTCATGGAAGCGTCGGCTCGGAACGTGACTCCCGACAAGTTATCCAAAGCCGAACGGGGCGCGTTGGAACAGGTCTGCGACGCGCATTTGGCTGAAGTGATCGAGGCTCTCGATCCGACTTGGGTTGTGGGAGTCGGTGCGTTTGCTGAAAAATGTGCCGGCCGCGTGCTGACGGGAGATCGCAAATTGGCGAAAATCTTACACCCCAGCCCCGCCAGCCCTGCTGCCAACCGAGGCTGGGCCGAAGCGGCGACCAAGCAACTCGAAGACCTCCAGATTTGGTGAAGCGATGATTTCTATGACCGAAGATTTTTGTTCGCTGCCGCTGCCGCAGGAACTCGTCGACGCAATCGCTGGGTCGCAATTGCCAGGCCTGGGCGACGGCCCCGCCAATCCGGCGATCGTCGATTGGATCAGCGGCAATCGGCTGCAGGATTCTCAAGGAAAACCGCACGACCGCGACGCGGCCGCCTGCTGCGACAGCGGTTTGTGGTTGCTGGCGGGCGATCTCGACCGATCGCACTCGATCAGCCAGGATATCCACACCGCCGACGGCAGCTTTTGGCATGGCATCATGCATCGCCGCGAGCACGACTTTGGCAACGCAAAATATTGGTTCCGCAATGTCGGAACCCATCCAGCGTTCGAGACCTTGGCCGAGGCCGCAGCGCCGTTGATGACCGATCAGACCGCGTCTCTGATCGCCGACGACCGCTGGGATCCCTACGCGATGGTCGACCTGTGCCAGCAAGCGGTTCGCAGCGGCGGCGATTTGCAGTCGCAGTGTCAACAGCTGGCTTGGCTGGAGTGGCAGGTGCTGTTCGCAGCCAATTTCCGCTACGCTTTTATGGACTAATCCGCAGCGCGCAAGCGGCTTGTCGGTTTAGTCACAACGAGCTTCATTGCATTAGCCGTTTGGGCGTTAGCCCCGGTTTAGTGGCAGCGGAACCGGGGCTAACGCCCAATCGGCTGATTAAACCGACAAGCTGCAAGCCCCTTTTTTCCGCCTCCAACCAAGCAACCGATCATGAGTCAGCGACCACGCAAGACGCCCGAACAACTCCGCAGCTACCGCTACTTCGGCCCCGACGACCTGCGTTCCTTCGGGCATCGGTCGCGTCAGAAGCAAGCCGGGTTTGCAACCGAGGAGTTTAAAGACAAGCCGGTTATCGGGATCTTGAACACCTGGAACGATCTGATTTCGTGCCACGCCCACTTCCGCCAGCGGGCCGAAGACGTCAAGCGAGGCGTTTGGCAGGCGGGTGGATTTCCCGTCGAGATTCCCGTGATGGGACTCAGCGAAACATTCATGAAGCCGACCTCGATGTACTATCGCAATCTGTTGGCGATGGAGACCGAAGAGACGCTGCGGACCTATCCGTTGGACGCAGTGATCTTGATGGGAGGCTGCGACAAGACGACGCCGGCGATGTTGATGGGAGCTCGCAGCGTCGATATCCCCAGCATCTTCATGCCGGGCGGGCCGATGTCGCGGACCAGTTGGCGCGGCGAACCGCTGGGGAGCGGTAGCGACGTTTGGAAGTATTGGGATCAACGCGGCGCGGGGCGTCTGTCGTGCGAAGCCTGGTGCGAATTGGAAGACCACATCGCCGCATCGCCCGGCCACTGCATGACGATGGGAACCGCATCGACGATGACGGCGATCGCCGAAACGATGGGGCTGTGTCTGCCCGGATCCTCGTCGGTTCCCGCGACGCATTCGTCTCACTCGCGGATGGCATCGGCCACCGGATCCCGCGCCGTCGAACTCGCTTGGTTGGACATCAAGCCGTCGGAGTTCATGACCCCCGAATCGTTCGACAATGCGATCACCGCGTTGATGGCGATCGGCGGATCGACCAACGCGATCGTTCACTTGATGGCTTTGGCCGGACGAGCCGAGGTGCCGTTGACGCTGGAACGCTTCGACGAGATCTCGCAGAAGACGCCTGTCGTCGGCAACTTGCGTCCGGCTGGAAAATACGTGATGGCCGATCTGTTTGATGCTGGCGGGCTGCAAGGGCTGCTGCATCGGATCGGCGACCTGTTGAATCTCGATTGCCCCAATGTCGCCGGGACGACGCTGGGGGAAGCGATCGAAGGCGCGGAGGTGTACGACGAGGATGTGATTCGTCCGCGCTCGAATCCGCTGAGCGAATCGAGCAGCCTAGCCGTGCTGCGCGGCAACTTGGCTCCCGACGGTTGCGTGATCAAACCGCCAGCGGCTGAGAAACATTTGTTGCAGCATCGCGGGCCGGCAGCCGTCTTCAAGAACTACCCCGATCTGAAGGCTCGGATTCATGATCCCGCCTTGGGACTGACCGCAAACCATGTGATCGTCTTGCAAAACGCAGGTCCCTTGGGCGCTCCGGGGATTCCCGAATGGGGCATGCTGCCGATTCCAAAATATCTGCTGGAACAGGGCGTGACCGATATGGTCCGGATCTCCGACGCGCGGATGAGCGGCACCAGTTACGGCGCGTGCGTGCTGCACGTGGCACCGGAATCGTTTGTCGGCGGACCGCTAGCGTTTGTCCAAGATGGCGACATGATTCGTTTGGATGTCGCCGGGCGGCAGATCGAACTAGAGATCAGCGACGAGGAACTCGCCAGCCGCCGCAGCGGTTGGACGCAGCCGGAGAACAAGTTCACTCGCGGTTACGGCAAGCTGTACTTCGAACAGACGACGCAGGCCGATCTCGGCTGCGACTTCCGCTTCTTGCACGCCGATGGCAGCCAAGATCCAGATCCCGAGATCTATTAGGTTTAGATTGAATGACAATTACCCGCAGTTGTTCGCAGTGGCGATGGCTTTGAGGTCGTCGGAAGCAAACGAACCTCGCGATCGCCCCGCGACAGCTTTGGCAATCATTCCTCAGGGGCTTCATTGGGTTTGACCGAAAGTGACTCACTCTCCGCAGAAGCAAATCACCTGGTCCTAAGCCAGATGAGCTTCCGACAACGGAGTGCCGCGACCGATGGCTGTCGCTGCCTTTCGTTTTAAAACGCGTTCCAGGTGTTTGGGGGCCAAACCGTATCCGGGACGAATCGAGCGTACGTTCTGCCTCGTGAACGGTTCTCCGGGGGCTACGTCGTTGACGACGAACAGCGACCGTCTAAAGACCTTGCTGGACTGTTCCTTGTCGGTGAGTTGATAGTTGACGGTTCCAATCGCCTTTTCCGTCGTCCTCACCGAATCGACGAGCTGGCGGAATTCCGCAGGCTCTAGCGAAAACGCGCTGTCGGGCCCCGGTTGTGATCGTGACAAGGTGACATGCTTTTCGATAATGCATGCCCCAAGCGAAACAGCAGCCACGGGAACGGAGATTCCCAGCGTATGATCCGACAACCCTGTTGGTACATCAAAGGCTTCCGCCAAGTGCGGAATGGTGCGCAGGTTCATCGATTCGGGAGGCGAAGGGTAGGCACTTGTGCACTTCAACAAGGCTAACGGCACCCCCGCCTGTTTCACGACGTCAACCGCTTCGGCGATTTCGGCAAGGGTCCCCATTCCGGTCGACATGATGATCGGACGCCCCTTCGACGCGACGTATTGAATCAGGGGCAGGTCGATCAGTTCGAAGGAAGCGATCTTGTAGCAAGGCGGGTCGAGTGTTTCCAAAAAATCCACAGACGTCTTGTCAAATGGTGTGGAAAAACAATCCATCCCCAGATCACGGGCAAGCTGAAACAGTGCGGAATGCCACTCCCACGGCGTATGCGCTTCCTGATACAGATCGTGCAGGGTCCGACCCTGCCAAAGCGTTCCTTCGCCCACGCGAAACTCGGGCCGGTCCGAGTCGATTGTAAGCGTATCGGCGGTGTAGGTTTGCAGTTTCACGGCATCCGCCCCGGCATCCTTCATTGCCCGAACGACGTCCAGGGCCTGATCCAAGCTTCCTCCGTGATTGGCTGAAAGTTCGGCAATTAGATAAGTTGATAAGCCGGGAGCGATGTCGCGGGAATTAAGTGTAAATTGCTTCATTTTATGATTGTGTTGTGAGGTCACGATAATAGGTACGCCATCGTCCATCGTCTTGAATCAGTCGAAAGCCGGCGGCTTCTGCAATCTTTTGTGATCCCGTATTGTCGCTGCGAGTTACGGCTTTGATCGGCGACTTGACGGCGCCAACGGCAGCCATCACCATGCGTTTTCCGAGGCCCTTGCCCCGAGCCTCGGGGGCGACCGTCCATGAAATCTCAGAGACCTCGTCGAGGTCCAGTCTTACCGTTCCGATCGGCCTGCAGTCGATCTCCGCGATCAGCAGCATTCGTTTGTCGCTGCCAAGCGAATGCTGCATCCACTTTTGATGCGACTCATGATCCACAGCCGCCGTGTTGCGACTTGCATTGCGGGTCGCCGGATGGTTTCTCCATTGCATCAGCAAATGCAGATCATCCATCGTGGCATCGCGTAAAACGATCTGGTCGGTTGTCGGTGGAGGCATTTGCCAGCTAGTTGTTTAGGGAATCACGATGGATACAAATTCATTGGCTTGTTGTGTTTCAGTAGACGATCGACACACCGCCAGGCCCCCTTGCCGTCGACGAGCTTCAGCGCCTCAGCTCGCGCGACTTGCAACTTGGCCGGATTGTTCAACATTGCGTTGACCGCAGCCTTGACGTCGCTGGGCTCCACATCAGCGGCAGGCCCCAAGTTGACCGCGATCTGTTTGCGCTGCAACGCGGCGGCGATTTCGATCTGATTGTCCGCTATCACCAGAACAATTCTTGGCAGTCCATAATAACACATCTCCCAATTCGAACTGCCTCCTGCTGCGATTGCCAAGTCGGCCCAACGATACTGGTGCGACATCGCGGCAACATCTTGCAGGATTTCGATCCTTGCGTCACCGCCAATCGCTTGCTTAAGCGAGTCGACGTGCGAATTCATCGCGCCGACGATCACCCGGACCGACAAATCGCTGTCGCTGTCCGAACGGAGTGCTTTGATGATTGCCGACGTGACATTATCCGGGTCGGAGCCCCCCAAGGTTACCAGGATCCGCTTCCCTGTCGGCTCGTCCCGCACCGTGTCGAACGCATCGACCAGCTCGCGTCTCAATAACGCATACGAAGTTCCCAGTAGCAGTTGGGTCTGGGGCGAGAGATTGGGATACCGCGATTCCGCAACGTCCGCGTTTTGATTGAGCACAAAATCGGTGCTGTAATGTGCCAGGTGAGAACAATCGTCTATCGCCAGCGTCGAATGCTTTGAACGACCAATCGCAGCGTGGTAATCTGCGCCGTACGTATAGCCGTCAAGGACGATGGCAGCGGCCCGCATCCTGTCCGCGACGGCAAGCAGTCTACGGGCATCTTCGCTGCTGCCGGGAGGGTCTGTCACGGAGATCAGACGAAATCCTTCCGCGGCGATTCTCGACTTCAATGCATCGGGCAGCTCCGAGCTCGCAAACGTAACCTCCCCGCCTCGGTCCTGCCAGGCTTGAGCAATTGCCAGGGATCGCATGACGTGTCCGGCCCCGATCGTTCTGGAGGCATCGGATCTAATGATCAGTTGAGGGAGGGCCATGGGATTCTTGCGCCAGAAGCTCGAACATTAGCTCGGCACGCCGCCAATCTTCCGCAGTGTCAATATCTTGCACCCGGTGCCGAGGAATCGGAATACCAACTAATGATGCTGAAAGAATTCCGCCCGCCAGTCGTCGCCACGTCGGTTCGGCTGCCCAGTAGAACTGTCCCGCATCGTGCCACGCTTCGGGAAGGTCCTGCGAGCGGGTTGCTTGGTGCTCCGGGTAGAGCATTGCATGCAAGCCATTTTGCTGCAACGCCAAGGACCGGAAAATCGAGTAGGGAAACGTCGTCACGGGGAGTGCAAAGTCTGCAGCCGGGGTTCGTTTGAGAGTCTCCAGTCCACGTCGGATGTCTTCTGGAGAGACAAAAGGCGCGGTCGCGTAGATGCAACAAGCATATCCCACAGGGTCTGCTGTGGAGGTCAATTGAGCGATCGCGTGTTGCACTACGGGAGTCGTCGTTGCAAATTCGTCTGCCAATTCAGGCGGACGGACGAACGGGACTTCCGCTCCGCAGCGGATTGCGGCGTCAGCAATTTTTTCGCTGTCTGTCGAAACGATCACGCGGTCAAAGACGCCCGCCTGTTGCGCCGCTTCGATCGAATATTCGATCATCGGACGTCCGCAGAACGGACGAATATTCTTATCCGGAATGCGTTTGCTTCCGCCTCGCGCGGGGATCACGGCCAAGATCATGCGACCACACTCAAGCGAGTAACGCAACCGATCACATGCTGGACGTCTTGATCACTCATGGCCGGATAAAGCGGCAGGCTCAGGGCACGTTGGTAAAACCGCTCAGCGACCGGACATTTGCCGACCCGATAGTCGAACATCTTGCGATACCAAGGCTGTAAATGAACTGGAATGTAGAGCACCTGGGTTCCGACACCCTGCTCATGCAATCGCCTCATGAATTCGGTGCGGGTGGTTGTCAATGCGTCAAAGTCGATCTGAAGTGTATATAAATGCCAGGAGGTCAGCGATGCATCCGCAGGGTTCCGCAAGCGGGGTGTTTGGATTGTTTGGATATCAGAAAATGCGGCATTGTATTCTGCGACGATCGATCGACGTCGAGATAAAAAAGCCTCCAGACGCTCAATTTGGCTTAACCCCAGCGCACACTGCAGGTCGGTGATTCGGTAATTATAGCCAAGATGCTGCATCTCGTAATACCACGGTCCGCGCTCCTCGAACGAGGGATCGCCAAGGCCATCAAAATTTTCACTCGATCGGACCATGCCGTGTGTCCGCAACGCCCGCGCCCGCGCCGCATACTGATCATTGTTGGTAACCAGCATCCCGCCTTCGCCGGTGGTCATTGTTTTCACCGGGTGAAAGCTGAACGTTGTCAGATCCGCCCAGGGGTGGCCGCCGATCTTCCATGTTTTCTCTTCATGCTGGAATTGCCCCGCCACGGCATGACATGCGTCCTCGATAACGACCGCACCGTTGGTTCGCGCCACGGCGGCGAGTGCCGGCATGTCAGCCGCTTGGCCCGCATAGTCCACGGCCACCACCGCTTTGGTGTCATCCTTCCAGTTCTGCCGCAAAGCATCCGGACATAGATTGTAGGAAACCGGATCGATGTCGACGAAATCGGGGACGGCGCCGGCAAACGCTGCCGCGTTTGCTGATGCAAGAAACGTGTTCGGGCTTGTGACGACTCGGTCCCCCGGCCGGACTTCTGCCACCAGCATCGCCAGATGCAAGGCAGCCGTTGCGTTGCAGACGGCGATCGCATGCTTTGCCCCGACAGCTTCCGAAAAACGCCGTTCAAACTCCGCGACACGCGGCCCAGTTGTCAAGAAATCCGAACGCAGGGCGTCCACGACGGCCTGGATGTCCGCTTCATCGATCGATTGTTTTCCGTAAGGAATCACAGTGATTCTTTGCCACAGGAGAGGGAGGGGGACACACGACGTCGCGATTCAACAATCCAAAATCCAACGCACCTAAGCCCGGTGGTTGGGATCCACATGCAGCTTGATCAGATCGCGAATCTGGGCGACGGTCAGCCAGTCGTCGTTGTGTTCGCTGCTGTAGCGAAAATCGTGAGGCACCGGGGTCCCTTTGTGATACTCAGCAAACTTCTGGCTCATTTCGTTCTGGTTGGTTTGGTGCATCATCGGGATGATGACAAAATAGCGATCGTTTTCAATCGTGTTTTGACTATCGCTCGCTGTCACCATTTCTTCGTGTAACTTCTCGCCCGCACGGATGCCAACGATCGGTTTTTCACATTCCGGACCAATCGCTTCGGCAACGTCCATAATCCGATACGAGGGGATCTTGGGAACGATAATCTCTCCGCCCAAGTTGTTTTCCAGTGAATACAACACCATCGCTACGCCTTCGTCCAACGAGATGTTAAACCGTGTCATGCGTGGGTCGGTAATCGGCAACACGCCGGACGAGCGGCGGTTCAAAAAAAATGGAATCACGCTGCCACGGCTGCCCATAACGTTACCATAGCGAACGACCGAGAACTTTATGTCCCGACGCCCCCGCAGGTTGTTTGCCGCAATGAACAGCTTGTCACTGCAAAGCTTCGTCGCACCATAAAGATTAATTGGTGCGGCGGCTTTGTCGGTTGACAATGCGACGACTCGATTAATGCCTGAATCCAGAGCCGCCTCGATGACATTCTGAGCACCCAACACGTTCGTTCGTATGGCTTCAAAGGGGTTGTACTCTGCAGCGGGAACCTGCTTCAACGCCGCAGCATGAACGATCGTGTCGACCCCCTCCATCGCACGCTTAAGCCTGCCGGCATCGCGCACGTCTCCAATAAAGAAGCGAATCGCGGGATACTTGTCAGCCGGAAACTGTTGCGCCATTTCGAATTGCTTGAGTTCATCTCGCGAGTAGACCACGACCCTTGGAATGGCCGGATACTCTTCAAACAAACGCTGGATAAAACGTTTGCCGAATGACCCCGTGCCACCGGTGACGAGGATCCGCGAATCGTTCAAGCTACTTGCCATGCCTCAATTTCCTTCGATATGGTGTTAATGTGGCCAGCGGCCCGAAACGAACTGGTAACGTTCCTGTGTCCAGCGGACTTCGTATCTGCGCGGCACACACACCCTGCACGCGATCTCCGAAGCGAATAAAACTCGGTTGCCGTTTGCGTGGTGGGCTTCCTGGCCGTAGGTCTGCTAAGTACGTAGTCGCAGACCGCTACGACAAAGTCCTTCCCCCAGCCCCCCTTGCCAATGAACAACACGTCCGTTTCCAACAATGCCGACTGCGATAGGGTTATCAGGGCTTGCTCGCGACTTAAAAAATCTGGATTCAGGTCCTAATGCATCTAACACTCTGGACTTGTTGGGACGCGAAACACTCGGTCCGAACTGCTACGTCTGGCTGCACTTCTAATTTCAGCTGCGCAGGCCGCCTTGGTTGGAACTAGCGCCGATACCAAGCATGATAAACGACTCTTGACTTTATCCGCAATACAGATATCGGGTCACCCTTGTGTGAGTTCATGCGGGTCGAACATTCGCGGTGTCCGGGAAGCAAACAGTGGCCCCGGCAGCTTGGCCGGCTAATTTTGTCGCCCCCGTTTCGCTGCGTCTGTGCATCGGCGTGTTGCATCGGCTGGCTAATCCGAAATTCACGCTCTTGCGGCGATGCCGTGTTATCGCCATCCTGGTGCAGCGAGCCGCCCGTCCCCGCCCGGGGCCTTGCTTGCCGCCTCCAGTGCCCGCTGGGGATCGACGCGGGGCGCTCGTCCGCAGCGAGCGGTACAAGGCGTCGGCCGTGGCCCCGACCCTGGTGATGCTTCCAGCAGAAGCCCAAAAGGATGACGTTGCCACGCCACCGCCATCCGAGGTATACATGACACATAGCACACCCATCTTGAGTGCCAAGGGCAATGACTTCAGGTAGGAGACGCAGGAACACTTGAAGATCGATAACCGAATTCAACGCAGACACTTAACCATAGAAGAGTCGTTATGGATAGCAGCCAGCAGAATGATTCTGGGCACCCCAGTTCAATGCTCTCACCGACCTCTTCGGTCAATGATCGCAAGCCGGGCTCGCGGGTATTAATTCAATTGCCGTCTCCCTACCAACGGCGTGTGTTTCTATTGGTTTTGGCTTACGCAAAACAGTTACAAAAAGTCGGGCAACAGCCAACGCTAGCATATTGTGGGGTCACCGGCGGCGCCTGCTCGGCCAACCTGGTCGGTAACCCCCTGGTCTGCATAGCATGCCAGAAAAGCACTCGAGAGTCGACCTCCGATACCGGCCTGCCTCTTGTGAAGCTAAACGCCCCCCCCTCGCATGCGACAAAGAGCCGTCTAAGTCACTCCGAGCGCAAAGAAATTGCGGAGGGTGTGCAAAGCACTTTGATCTCGTATCTCAGGGTCCTGAAACGCGACCTAAACAAAATTGGCATCGTTCGGGCTATCAAACGCAAGCACTACGAAACAGCGGCAACGCTTCTCGAAGCGGCGAATACCGTGATTGAAGAGCAGGGCATCGAGGAAACGGTGGTACCCAACGGGCGATTCGCGTGCCGAAAATCACTGATTATTGC from Rosistilla oblonga includes the following:
- the pseC gene encoding UDP-4-amino-4,6-dideoxy-N-acetyl-beta-L-altrosamine transaminase produces the protein MIPYGKQSIDEADIQAVVDALRSDFLTTGPRVAEFERRFSEAVGAKHAIAVCNATAALHLAMLVAEVRPGDRVVTSPNTFLASANAAAFAGAVPDFVDIDPVSYNLCPDALRQNWKDDTKAVVAVDYAGQAADMPALAAVARTNGAVVIEDACHAVAGQFQHEEKTWKIGGHPWADLTTFSFHPVKTMTTGEGGMLVTNNDQYAARARALRTHGMVRSSENFDGLGDPSFEERGPWYYEMQHLGYNYRITDLQCALGLSQIERLEAFLSRRRSIVAEYNAAFSDIQTIQTPRLRNPADASLTSWHLYTLQIDFDALTTTRTEFMRRLHEQGVGTQVLYIPVHLQPWYRKMFDYRVGKCPVAERFYQRALSLPLYPAMSDQDVQHVIGCVTRLSVVA
- the pseB gene encoding UDP-N-acetylglucosamine 4,6-dehydratase (inverting) gives rise to the protein MASSLNDSRILVTGGTGSFGKRFIQRLFEEYPAIPRVVVYSRDELKQFEMAQQFPADKYPAIRFFIGDVRDAGRLKRAMEGVDTIVHAAALKQVPAAEYNPFEAIRTNVLGAQNVIEAALDSGINRVVALSTDKAAAPINLYGATKLCSDKLFIAANNLRGRRDIKFSVVRYGNVMGSRGSVIPFFLNRRSSGVLPITDPRMTRFNISLDEGVAMVLYSLENNLGGEIIVPKIPSYRIMDVAEAIGPECEKPIVGIRAGEKLHEEMVTASDSQNTIENDRYFVIIPMMHQTNQNEMSQKFAEYHKGTPVPHDFRYSSEHNDDWLTVAQIRDLIKLHVDPNHRA